Proteins from one Ipomoea triloba cultivar NCNSP0323 chromosome 1, ASM357664v1 genomic window:
- the LOC116010035 gene encoding zinc finger BED domain-containing protein RICESLEEPER 2-like, producing the protein MDSVSLNQTPVNQTAVNQTTNTIDNDAVDGMPGLDSTTTKKGKLASRKVDLNVARELASAVIKHDLPFSFVEYDGYICLTGHFVDENWKLNSKILCFAKMPPPHTGVELAAKIYGFLKEWGIERKVFSLTLDNASSHILNLIVQEGLKVVTSALHKIRDSVKYVKGSEGRMKKFEECINAVGNIDTSIGLRLDVVTRWNSTYLMLESAIKYKTAFASLQLNDRHYKFCPSNEEWKRGEKICEFLESFYEVTNLISGSSYPTSNLYFMQVWKIESMLKENLHNEDVLISAMCRKMFDKFDKYWSEYSLVLAFGAIFDPRIKLVSLEHLYEEVESDPIKVQDMVSLLKTNLNKLFSAYANIIAPRPSQPQVTSSSMQSESLGKTKGKRAFEAIKKYDSRTVKTIGKSELEIYLEEPKLEYAYYEDLNILDYWKEHTEESSNSSYSTSNLSCEDSNVVNLVDENEEVEEDENVGMFE; encoded by the exons ATGGATTCTGTCTCTTTGAACCAAACTCCTGTGAACCAAACTGCTGTGAACCAAACTACTAATACCATTGACAATGATGCTGTTGATGGAATGCCAGGATTGGATAGTACTACTACAAAGAAAG GCAAACTTGCATCTAGGAAAGTAGATCTAAATGTTGCTAGGGAGTTAGCTTCTGCAGTCATCAAACATGATTTACCATTTTCATTTGTTGAGTATGATG GATATATTTGCTTAACTGGGCACTTTGTTGATGAGAATTGGAAATTGAATAGTAAGATACTTTGCTTTGCTAAGATGCCCCCACCACACACAGGAGTTGAATTAGCTGCAAAAATATATGGATTTTTGAAAGAATGGGGAATTGAAAGAAAGGTGTTCTCTTTGACATTAGATAATGCATCTT CCCATATATTAAATCTCATTGTTCAAGAGGGGTTGAAAGTGGTTACTTCAGCTTTGCATAAAATTAGAGACTCTGTCAAATATGTGAAAGGTTCTGAGGGTAGGATGAAAAAGTTTGAAGAATGTATAAATGCAGTTGGTAACATTGATACTAGTATTGGTTTGAGATTGGACGTGGTTACTAGGTGGAACTCTACGTATTTAATGTTGGAAAGTGCTATTAAGTATAAAACGGCATTTGCTTCTCTTCAATTGAACGATAGACATTATAAATTTTGCCCTTCAAATGAAGAATGGAAAAGAGGTGAGAAAATATGTGAGTTTCTTGAGTCATTTTATGAGGTGACAAATTTGATTTCCGGTTCTTCCTATCCTACCTCAAATCTATATTTTATGCAAGTTTGGAAGATTGAAAGTATGTTGAAAGAAAATTTGCATAATGAAGATGTCTTGATAAGTGCAAtgtgtagaaagatgtttgacaAATTTGATAAGTATTGGAGTGAATATAGTCTAGTGCTTGCATTTGGAGCTATTTTTGACCCAAGGATAAAGCTTGTATCATTGGAGCATTTATATGAGGAGGTTGAGAGTGATCCAATTAAAGTTCAAGATATGGTTTCACTTTTGAAGACAAATTTGAACAAGCTTTTTAGTGCTTATGCGAATATTATTGCTCCACGTCCTTCCCAACCTCAAGTCACATCTTCAAGTATGCAAAGTGAAAGTTTAGGTAAAACTAAGGGTAAAAGAGCATTTGAA GCAATTAAAAAGTATGATAGTCGAACTGTTAAGACTATTGGAAAGTCAGAATTGGAAATTTATTTGGAGGAGCCAAAACTTGAATATGCATACTATGAGGATTTGAACATCTTGGATTATTGGAAAGAAC ATACTGAAGAAAGTTCAAATTCAAGTTATTCAACATCAAATTTGTCTTGTGAAGATTCAAATGTTGTAAATCTTGTTGATGAAAATGAAGAGGTAGAAGAAGATGAGAATGTTGGGATGTTTGAATGA